One window of the Acinonyx jubatus isolate Ajub_Pintada_27869175 chromosome A2, VMU_Ajub_asm_v1.0, whole genome shotgun sequence genome contains the following:
- the CALR gene encoding calreticulin produces the protein MLLPVPLLLGLLGLAAAEPTVYFKEQFLDEDGWTDRWIESKHKSDFGKFVLSSGKFYGDQEKDKGLQTSQDARFYALSARFEPFSNKGQTLVVQFTVKHEQNIDCGGGYVKLFPEGLDQTDMHGDSEYNIMFGPDICGPGTKKVHVIFNYKGKNVLINKDIRCKDDEFTHLYTLIVRPDNTYEVKIDNSQVESGSLEDDWDFLPPKKIKDPDAAKPEDWDERAKIDDPTDSKPEDWDKPEHIPDPDAKKPEDWDEEMDGEWEPPVIQNPEYKGEWKPRQIDNPDYKGTWIHPEIDNPEYSPDSNIYAYENFAVLGLDLWQVKSGTIFDNFLITNDEAYAEEFGNETWGVTKAAEKQMKDKQDEEQRLKEEEEDKKRKEEEEADKEDEEDKDEDEEDEDEKEEEEEEDAATGQAKDEL, from the exons ATGCTGCTACCCGTGCCGTTGCTGCTCGGCCTCCTCGGCCTGGCCGCCGCCGAGCCCACCGTCTACTTCAAGGAGCAGTTTCTGGACGAAG ACGGGTGGACCGACCGCTGGATTGAATCCAAACACAAGTCagattttggaaaatttgttCTGAGTTCCGGCAAGTTCTATGGTGACCAGGAAAAGGATAAAG GGCTGCAGACAAGCCAGGATGCCCGCTTTTATGCCTTGTCGGCCAGATTTGAGCCCTTTAGCAACAAGGGCCAGACGCTGGTGGTGCAGTTCACAGTAAAACACGAGCAGAACATCGACTGTGGGGGCGGCTACGTGAAGCTATTTCCAGAGGGCTTGGACCAGACGGACATGCACGGAGACTCTGAATACAACATCATGTTTG GCCCGGATATCTGTGGCCCTGGCACCAAGAAGGTTCATGTCATCTTCAACTACAAGGGCAAGAACGTGCTGATCAACAAGGACATTCGTTGCAAG GATGATGAATTCACACACCTGTATACGTTGATTGTGCGGCCGGATAACACCTATGAGGTGAAGATCGACAACAGCCAGGTGGAGTCAGGCTCCTTGGAGGATGATTGGGACTTCTTGCCTCCCAAGAAGATAAAGGATCCTGATGCTGCGAAGCCTGAAGACTGGGATGAGCGGGCCAAGATTGATGACCCCACAGACTCCAAGCCTGAG GACTGGGACAAACCCGAGCACATTCCTGACCCTGATGCTAAAAAGCCAGAGGACTGGGATGAAGAGATGGACGGAGAGTGGGAACCACCAGTGATTCAGAACCCTGAGTACAAG GGCGAGTGGAAGCCCCGGCAGATCGACAACCCAGATTACAAGGGCACTTGGATCCACCCAGAGATCGACAACCCTGAGTACTCCCCTGATAGCAACATCTATGCCTATGAAAACTTTGCTGTCCTGGGCTTAGATCTCTGGCAG GTCAAGTCTGGCACCATTTTTGACAACTTCCTCATCACCAACGACGAGGCGTACGCAGAGGAGTTTGGAAACGAGACCTGGGGTGTCACGAAG GCGGCGGAAAAGCAGATGAAGGACAAGCAAGATGAGGAACAGAGActaaaggaggaagaggaggacaagAAGCgtaaggaagaggaggaggcagacaAGGAAGACGAGGAAGACAaggatgaggatgaggaggacgaggatgagaaggaggaagaggaggaggaagatgctGCCACTGGCCAGGCCAAGGACGAGCTGTAG